GCCCAATCGACCGTCGCGCGCTCTATGCCAACAGCTTGAGATGACTGTAATCGAAGGGGCTACTTGATCTTGATTTCATCCGGGTTCAGATCGGTTGCTGGGAACTGGGGATTCATGTCTTTCAGGGTGTCCAGGATGACCTGACTGATCAGCAAATTGCGAAACCATTTGTGATCGGCGGGAATCACATACCAGGGTGCTGCCGCCGTGCTGGTGGTCAGCGCGTCCTCATAGGCTTCGGTGTATTCATCCCACAGGGCACGTTCTTCCAGATCGCCTGTGTTGAACTTCCACAATTTGTCGGGGTTGTCCAGGCGATCTTGCAGGCGTTCCTGTTGCTCGTCCTGGCTGACATGCAGGTAGAACTTGAGAACGCGCGTGCCGCAGTCGGTCAGCAGGCTTTCGAAATTGCGGATATGGTCCAGACGCCGTCGGACAGTATCTTCCTCGATCATGGCGTGAACGCGGGTGACCAGTACGTCCTCGTAATGGCTCCGGTTGAATACGGCGATCATGCCCGTCTTTGGCGTCTGGGCATGAATCCGCC
The Deinococcus radiopugnans ATCC 19172 genome window above contains:
- a CDS encoding polyphosphate kinase 2 family protein produces the protein MNLKTDDYRVKVGKTVRLKNWKTDEKGGLDKKEGKAWAKVLADELAGWQERLYAENKQALLIVLQARDAGGKDGTVKHVIGAFNPNGVRIANFKVPSEEELAHDFLWRIHAQTPKTGMIAVFNRSHYEDVLVTRVHAMIEEDTVRRRLDHIRNFESLLTDCGTRVLKFYLHVSQDEQQERLQDRLDNPDKLWKFNTGDLEERALWDEYTEAYEDALTTSTAAAPWYVIPADHKWFRNLLISQVILDTLKDMNPQFPATDLNPDEIKIK